Proteins encoded in a region of the Stieleria neptunia genome:
- a CDS encoding MarR family winged helix-turn-helix transcriptional regulator has product MKKKTNGSRTLADEIGKRGPFSSLKQETYLNLLRTSTQLQREFVLLFESAGLSDSQYNVLRILQGAGTPMQIYQIGQHMITPQADISRLIDRMAKANLVKRERCGEDRRVVWIRLAPKGRAALKKLAKPLEDLHRAQFNDLSKQELTILNELLFRARHIDN; this is encoded by the coding sequence ATGAAGAAAAAGACGAACGGGTCTCGAACGCTGGCGGACGAGATCGGCAAACGTGGTCCGTTTTCCAGCTTGAAGCAGGAGACGTACCTGAATTTGCTGCGGACTTCGACTCAGCTGCAGCGAGAATTCGTTCTGCTGTTCGAATCCGCCGGGCTTTCGGATTCGCAGTACAACGTGCTGCGGATCTTGCAGGGGGCGGGCACGCCGATGCAGATTTATCAGATCGGTCAACACATGATCACGCCCCAGGCCGACATCTCGCGATTGATCGATCGAATGGCCAAAGCGAACTTGGTGAAGCGAGAACGCTGTGGCGAGGATCGTCGTGTCGTCTGGATTCGGCTGGCCCCGAAAGGTCGAGCCGCCTTGAAGAAACTCGCCAAGCCGCTGGAGGATCTGCATCGGGCGCAATTCAACGATTTGTCTAAACAGGAGTTGACGATATTGAACGAGCTGCTGTTTCGCGCCCGTCACATCGACAATTAG
- a CDS encoding DeoR/GlpR family DNA-binding transcription regulator, translated as MPSETRSSSGGRRERLRRMVRQTGFASLGELAESLSVSESTVRRDLEQLERSGDVRRTHGGVFWTGESATIRAFEGRKDTTWTVKAAIGAAAAELIEEHDTILLDGGSTTYELARCLVGRRLQVVTNSLPVAHLLSSSDSIDLVTIGGCVRGRTAVAIGPMAESMLRQINVRLAFLSVAGINERGYFNNNMMLVESEKAMLASADQSYVVTDHTKFGKVSLSHLCRLEDVQGVVTDSGLASHWKKRIDDAGVELVLADNRRSDETDTESKTD; from the coding sequence ATCCCTAGCGAAACCCGCTCATCCAGTGGTGGGCGTCGGGAGCGTTTGCGACGGATGGTGCGGCAGACGGGATTCGCGTCCTTGGGCGAGCTGGCCGAGTCGCTTTCGGTCAGCGAATCGACGGTCCGCCGCGACTTGGAGCAATTGGAGCGATCGGGCGATGTTCGCCGCACGCATGGCGGGGTGTTCTGGACCGGCGAGAGTGCAACGATCCGGGCGTTCGAGGGCCGCAAGGACACGACGTGGACGGTGAAAGCCGCGATCGGAGCGGCGGCCGCGGAGCTGATCGAAGAGCACGACACGATCCTGTTGGACGGCGGCAGCACGACCTACGAATTGGCCCGCTGCCTGGTCGGTCGGCGACTGCAGGTCGTCACGAACAGCTTGCCAGTGGCACACTTGCTGTCCAGCAGTGATTCGATCGACCTGGTCACGATCGGCGGTTGCGTCCGCGGCCGGACGGCGGTGGCGATCGGCCCGATGGCCGAATCGATGCTCCGTCAGATCAACGTGCGGCTGGCGTTCTTGTCGGTCGCCGGGATCAACGAGCGTGGTTATTTCAACAACAACATGATGTTGGTCGAGAGCGAGAAAGCGATGTTGGCGTCCGCCGACCAGTCGTACGTCGTCACCGACCACACGAAGTTTGGCAAAGTCAGCTTGTCCCATCTGTGCCGGTTGGAGGACGTCCAGGGTGTCGTGACCGACTCCGGTCTGGCATCGCACTGGAAAAAGCGGATTGACGACGCCGGAGTCGAACTAGTGTTAGCAGACAACCGACGCAGCGACGAAACCGACACCGAATCAAAGACAGATTGA
- the pduL gene encoding phosphate propanoyltransferase produces the protein MNATQIDRARIESLVRRAIAGGSLGTPSASRPDLGLSQDPPGWVDGKPNLRVSISARHVHLTDEHVEILFGAGSVLEPDKDLYQDGFYAAKQTVMIVGPRRRMLPSVRVLGPTRGASQVELAFTDSISLGIDAPVRHSGHIDGTPGCVLVGPVGSVQLEQGVIRAARHVHMNYFDAEHFGVSNGDMMQLKVTSHECTTVFDDVLVRADEAAKLEVHIDTDEGNACFLDAASEVELTKGGCGCHK, from the coding sequence ATGAACGCGACTCAAATTGACCGCGCCCGAATCGAATCACTGGTTCGTCGCGCGATCGCCGGCGGTAGCCTCGGCACTCCGTCGGCATCACGGCCCGACCTCGGCCTTTCCCAAGATCCGCCCGGTTGGGTCGACGGCAAGCCGAATCTGCGTGTCAGCATTTCGGCCCGACACGTTCACCTGACCGACGAGCACGTCGAAATCTTGTTCGGTGCCGGATCGGTTTTAGAGCCCGACAAAGATCTGTACCAGGACGGTTTTTATGCCGCCAAGCAGACGGTGATGATCGTCGGACCGCGGCGGCGGATGTTACCCAGCGTGCGGGTCTTGGGACCGACGCGTGGAGCCAGTCAAGTCGAATTGGCGTTTACCGATTCGATCTCGTTGGGCATCGATGCACCGGTCCGCCACAGCGGCCACATCGACGGCACGCCCGGATGCGTGTTGGTCGGACCGGTCGGCAGCGTCCAGTTGGAACAGGGCGTGATCCGAGCGGCGCGTCACGTCCACATGAATTACTTTGACGCGGAGCACTTCGGTGTTTCCAACGGTGACATGATGCAATTGAAAGTCACCAGTCACGAATGCACGACCGTGTTTGACGACGTGCTGGTGCGTGCCGATGAAGCGGCCAAGTTAGAGGTCCACATCGACACCGATGAGGGCAACGCGTGTTTCTTGGACGCCGCGTCCGAAGTCGAGCTGACCAAGGGCGGCTGCGGCTGTCACAAATAG
- a CDS encoding aldehyde dehydrogenase family protein — translation MQYDETLIRNVVAQVLAEVGPMPPGNGAAKQAASAGGHHGVFYDAESAVTAARAAFEQLRERTLADRKRIIDVIRRISIEQCEELGTMEMEETKIGRLEHKIEKLKTLGEQTPGVEFLETKAFSGDYGLAVIDRAPFGVIGAITPVTHSLPTITGNAVSMIAGGNTVVVNPHPSGKKVAAEGVRRFNEAIAAEIGIDNLICVIAEPTLESAEALFKHRSVALICVTGGPAVGRAALNSGKRAIVAGPGNPPVVVDETADLDLAARSIITGGAYDNNLLCIAEKEVFVVDSVFDAMMDAMRRAGAVQLNAAQIAELTSKAIVTVGDDQHDAACKDYIGKDASFLAAAAGVSVPPETELVFGETDEHHPFVSVEQMMPFMPFVRARDVDHAIAMAKHYEHGFRHTAIIHSRNVRNMTKMGRELDTTLYVKNGPCMASLGLGGEGYLSFSIAGPTGEGVTTPTTFTRERRCSMIGELRVV, via the coding sequence ATGCAATACGACGAAACCCTGATCCGAAACGTAGTCGCACAGGTCCTGGCCGAGGTCGGTCCGATGCCACCGGGGAACGGAGCGGCCAAGCAGGCGGCTTCGGCCGGCGGTCACCACGGCGTGTTCTACGATGCCGAGTCGGCCGTCACGGCGGCACGTGCGGCGTTTGAGCAACTTCGCGAAAGGACCCTGGCCGATCGCAAACGGATCATCGACGTCATCCGGCGGATCTCGATCGAGCAATGCGAAGAGCTCGGTACGATGGAGATGGAAGAAACCAAGATCGGTCGTCTGGAACACAAAATCGAAAAACTGAAGACCCTGGGCGAGCAAACGCCCGGCGTCGAGTTCCTCGAAACCAAAGCCTTCAGTGGCGACTACGGTCTGGCCGTGATCGACCGCGCCCCGTTTGGCGTCATCGGTGCGATCACGCCGGTCACTCACAGTTTGCCCACCATCACCGGCAACGCGGTCAGCATGATCGCCGGCGGGAACACCGTCGTCGTCAATCCCCACCCGTCGGGCAAAAAAGTCGCCGCCGAAGGCGTACGTCGGTTCAACGAAGCGATCGCGGCGGAAATCGGGATCGACAATCTGATCTGCGTGATCGCCGAACCGACGTTGGAATCGGCCGAAGCGTTGTTCAAACACCGCAGCGTCGCGTTGATCTGTGTCACCGGCGGCCCCGCGGTCGGCCGTGCGGCACTCAACAGCGGCAAACGCGCCATCGTCGCCGGACCGGGCAACCCGCCGGTCGTCGTCGATGAAACGGCCGACCTGGATCTGGCCGCCCGATCGATCATCACCGGCGGCGCTTATGACAACAACCTGCTGTGCATCGCCGAAAAAGAAGTCTTCGTCGTCGATTCGGTCTTCGATGCGATGATGGACGCGATGCGACGCGCCGGTGCCGTGCAACTCAACGCCGCACAAATCGCCGAACTGACGTCCAAAGCGATCGTCACCGTCGGCGATGACCAACACGATGCGGCCTGCAAAGACTACATCGGCAAGGACGCATCGTTCCTGGCCGCCGCCGCCGGCGTCTCGGTCCCCCCGGAAACCGAATTGGTGTTCGGGGAAACCGACGAGCATCACCCGTTCGTCAGCGTCGAGCAAATGATGCCGTTCATGCCCTTCGTTCGCGCCCGCGACGTCGATCACGCGATCGCGATGGCCAAACACTACGAACACGGCTTCCGCCACACCGCGATCATCCACTCGCGCAATGTTCGCAACATGACCAAGATGGGACGCGAACTGGATACCACGCTGTACGTCAAGAACGGACCCTGCATGGCATCGCTCGGCCTGGGCGGCGAAGGCTACCTGTCGTTCTCCATCGCCGGGCCGACCGGCGAAGGCGTCACCACACCGACCACGTTCACCCGCGAACGACGCTGCAGCATGATCGGCGAACTGCGGGTGGTCTGA
- a CDS encoding sulfatase-like hydrolase/transferase: MFRRLLLHHKATLAALAVAFLSTQLLVPVVLSAEAATRPNVLLILTDDQGWGDLGANGNPIVSTPTLDRLADQSVRLNRFYVSPVCAPTRAALLTGRYPERTGVAGVTGRREVMRAAENTIAERFRDAGYATGCFGKWHNGAQMPLHPNGQGFEEFFGFCGGHFNLYDNPLLERNGVPVQTKGYITDVLTDSAIEFLQTPREQPFFCYVPFNAPHGPFQVRQDLFDKFNTGEVSEKTAAVYAMVENIDANVARLLNTLEQQGETNDTIVLFMTDNGPNGKRFNGGMRGAKGSVHEGGCRVPCFIRWPGQLQPQTIDQITGHIDLLPTLAQWCGISLGDSVALDGRSLVKLIQDGSDPALNGRSILTYRPNKSQLEKFGKAAVRTNQYRLTIENAKVSLFDMLSDPGQENDVADQHPETTERLKSEIEGYVDAVTTSITQTRHVPVTKQRPTFIPSVDATLAGNPGYADGISWAHSWVDHWTSAADTIAWPIDVAQSGRYQITLHYVCNAKDVSVSAAIAGQSVSKTLRRFQSDSVVRPDLDSRSTPRRMLEFGQLSLGIVNIAAGKTTLELSRQRDGQMIELGGVTITSADLPAKEQFHLFLLAGQSNMAGRGKVTPADRVPDPRILMLDRDGIWVPATDPLHFDKSIAGVGLGRGFARRYASEHPDVTVGLVPCAVGGSPIAAWAPGGYHPQTKTHPYDDAVRRIQTAMASGTFKGILWHQGESDSKPGLAEAYKANLMEVFDRFRTLVGAHTPIIIGGLAQRDTPKWTEHRKRVDQSHREVASELPASAFVESTGLTLKSDNTHFDRQSLLEFGQRYAEALAEIQASK; encoded by the coding sequence ATGTTCCGTCGTCTTTTGCTCCATCACAAAGCCACACTCGCAGCGCTCGCAGTTGCGTTCCTGTCCACGCAGTTGCTGGTTCCAGTGGTCCTCAGTGCCGAGGCGGCCACTCGCCCCAACGTTTTGCTAATCCTGACCGACGATCAGGGGTGGGGGGACTTGGGAGCGAACGGCAATCCGATCGTTTCGACGCCGACGTTGGACCGATTGGCCGACCAGAGCGTTCGGCTGAACCGGTTTTATGTGTCTCCGGTGTGCGCGCCCACGCGAGCGGCGCTTTTGACTGGCCGGTATCCCGAACGCACGGGTGTCGCCGGCGTGACCGGCCGCCGCGAAGTCATGCGGGCGGCGGAAAACACGATCGCCGAACGCTTTCGCGACGCCGGCTACGCGACCGGCTGTTTCGGCAAATGGCACAACGGCGCCCAAATGCCGCTGCATCCCAACGGCCAGGGGTTTGAAGAGTTCTTCGGATTCTGTGGCGGCCACTTCAATCTCTACGACAACCCGCTGCTGGAACGAAACGGCGTCCCCGTGCAAACCAAGGGCTACATCACCGATGTGTTGACCGATTCCGCGATCGAGTTCCTGCAGACGCCTCGCGAGCAACCGTTTTTTTGCTACGTGCCTTTCAATGCGCCGCACGGCCCGTTTCAAGTCCGACAAGATCTGTTCGACAAGTTCAACACCGGAGAAGTCTCTGAGAAAACCGCTGCGGTCTACGCGATGGTCGAAAACATCGACGCCAACGTCGCCCGCTTGTTGAACACGCTTGAGCAGCAAGGCGAAACGAACGACACCATTGTCCTGTTCATGACCGACAACGGCCCCAACGGCAAACGATTCAACGGCGGCATGCGCGGCGCCAAGGGCAGCGTCCACGAAGGCGGGTGCCGCGTGCCGTGCTTCATCCGCTGGCCGGGGCAACTGCAGCCACAAACGATTGATCAAATCACCGGCCACATCGATTTGCTGCCGACACTCGCCCAGTGGTGTGGAATTTCCTTGGGGGATTCGGTTGCATTGGACGGCCGGAGCCTGGTGAAATTAATCCAAGACGGCAGCGATCCGGCGCTCAATGGGCGATCCATTTTGACCTACCGTCCGAACAAATCGCAGCTCGAAAAATTTGGCAAGGCTGCCGTCCGTACCAATCAATACCGGCTGACCATCGAAAATGCCAAGGTGTCGTTGTTCGACATGCTTTCCGATCCCGGACAGGAAAACGATGTCGCCGACCAGCATCCCGAGACGACCGAGCGGTTGAAATCCGAGATCGAAGGCTACGTCGACGCTGTCACAACAAGCATCACGCAAACGCGTCATGTTCCGGTCACCAAGCAGCGACCCACGTTCATCCCATCGGTCGATGCAACGCTGGCCGGTAACCCAGGCTATGCCGACGGCATCAGCTGGGCGCACAGCTGGGTCGACCACTGGACTTCCGCCGCCGATACGATCGCCTGGCCGATCGACGTTGCCCAGTCCGGACGCTACCAGATCACGCTGCACTACGTTTGCAACGCCAAGGACGTCTCGGTCTCGGCAGCGATCGCGGGCCAAAGCGTTTCCAAGACGCTGCGACGATTCCAGTCCGATTCGGTGGTCCGCCCCGATCTGGATTCCCGATCGACGCCCCGCCGCATGCTTGAGTTCGGCCAACTGTCCTTGGGGATCGTCAACATCGCGGCCGGGAAAACGACGCTGGAACTGAGTCGCCAACGCGACGGCCAAATGATCGAACTCGGCGGCGTGACGATCACCAGCGCCGACCTGCCGGCGAAAGAACAATTCCACCTGTTTCTGCTTGCCGGGCAATCGAACATGGCCGGTCGGGGCAAGGTGACGCCGGCCGATCGTGTGCCCGACCCGCGCATCCTGATGCTTGATCGTGACGGAATCTGGGTCCCGGCGACCGACCCGTTGCACTTTGACAAATCCATCGCCGGCGTGGGACTCGGACGCGGGTTTGCCAGGCGCTATGCGAGCGAGCACCCCGATGTCACCGTCGGTTTGGTGCCCTGCGCGGTCGGCGGATCACCCATCGCCGCCTGGGCTCCCGGAGGCTATCACCCGCAAACCAAAACGCATCCCTACGATGATGCGGTGCGGCGGATTCAGACCGCGATGGCCAGCGGAACGTTCAAGGGAATCCTTTGGCATCAAGGCGAATCGGATTCGAAACCCGGGTTGGCGGAGGCGTACAAAGCCAACCTGATGGAGGTGTTTGATCGATTCCGCACTCTCGTCGGCGCACACACTCCGATCATCATCGGCGGTTTGGCGCAGCGCGACACGCCGAAGTGGACCGAGCATCGCAAGCGAGTGGACCAATCCCATCGCGAGGTCGCATCGGAATTGCCGGCGTCGGCGTTCGTCGAGTCGACCGGGTTGACGCTCAAGAGCGACAACACACACTTCGATCGCCAGTCGCTGTTGGAATTCGGACAGCGCTACGCGGAGGCGCTGGCGGAGATCCAAGCGTCGAAGTAG
- a CDS encoding BMC domain-containing protein, translating into MAKSNEALGMIECKGFVSLVEAADAMLKAANVEFLGWDKVGSGLVSIFVSGDVAAVKAATDAGAAAAGRIGEVVSVQVIPRPHDDLTKVLKTSAPTAKK; encoded by the coding sequence ATGGCGAAGAGTAATGAAGCACTCGGCATGATCGAGTGCAAAGGGTTTGTTTCCCTGGTCGAAGCGGCCGACGCAATGTTGAAAGCGGCGAACGTCGAATTCTTGGGCTGGGACAAGGTCGGCAGCGGTCTGGTCAGCATTTTTGTCAGCGGTGACGTTGCCGCGGTCAAAGCCGCGACCGACGCCGGTGCAGCGGCGGCCGGACGGATCGGCGAAGTCGTCAGCGTGCAAGTCATTCCCCGACCGCACGATGATTTGACCAAGGTCCTCAAGACCAGCGCGCCGACGGCGAAGAAATAG
- a CDS encoding lipase family protein — protein MTTKMPPQEILLVPGLFEPRFALWPLQRSLQPHCDRFEYWRDRLAFRELNESVNRMTRRIAGDAERDGAIGIVTHSFGDWVARAAIANQSDHRVRTLVSLAPVMKAGFLARAAYAISGKLIPEVAVTIDSDRAAAHLDCDPQIRRMVVWSKFDESLQSIDLTHLENVQTRKVVATHLTIALQPNVHRLVSEFMFGESSFHS, from the coding sequence ATGACGACAAAAATGCCGCCGCAGGAAATCCTTCTCGTTCCGGGACTCTTTGAGCCGCGGTTTGCATTGTGGCCGTTGCAGCGGTCGTTGCAGCCGCACTGCGACCGATTCGAGTACTGGCGAGATCGCCTTGCCTTTCGCGAACTGAACGAAAGCGTCAACCGAATGACCCGTCGGATCGCTGGCGACGCGGAACGCGACGGGGCGATCGGGATCGTCACACACAGCTTCGGCGACTGGGTCGCCCGCGCCGCGATCGCCAATCAATCCGATCACCGCGTCCGCACGCTGGTTTCGCTCGCTCCGGTCATGAAAGCCGGCTTCCTGGCCCGCGCGGCATACGCGATCAGTGGAAAACTGATCCCCGAAGTGGCCGTCACGATCGACTCCGACCGGGCCGCGGCGCACCTCGATTGCGATCCGCAAATCCGGCGGATGGTGGTCTGGTCCAAATTCGACGAAAGCCTGCAAAGCATCGATCTGACGCATTTGGAAAACGTCCAGACTCGGAAGGTGGTCGCCACGCATCTCACGATCGCATTGCAACCCAATGTGCACCGGTTGGTCAGCGAATTCATGTTTGGTGAGTCGTCGTTTCACTCGTGA
- a CDS encoding pirin family protein: protein MTIPTTHVRQPQRITTSQPMVEGAGVHLHRGFGFGETGPFDPFLLFDDFRNEDPQRYANGFPWHPHRGIETITYVLAGTVDHADSLGNSGQLAAGDIQWMTAGSGIMHQEMPHGDATGRMHGFQLWANLPAKHKMTRPRYQDISAKDVPTVVDDDGTSVRVLCGDFLGERGPVEGVAADPRYLDISLPPNTSRSIPIETTRHAFAYVFAGSVRFKDASDPRDVRVEDPMNHGQSLAEFAGNRSLVLFDQGDSIRVESGEEGGRFLLVSGEPIKEPVAWRGPIVMNTQAELQQAWRELKDGSFIKP, encoded by the coding sequence ATGACCATTCCCACGACCCACGTTCGACAACCCCAACGCATCACCACATCGCAGCCGATGGTTGAAGGTGCCGGTGTCCATCTGCATCGAGGCTTTGGTTTTGGTGAAACCGGACCATTCGATCCATTCCTATTGTTTGATGACTTTCGTAACGAAGACCCGCAGCGCTACGCCAACGGGTTTCCCTGGCATCCGCACCGCGGCATCGAAACGATTACCTATGTCTTGGCCGGGACGGTCGATCACGCCGACAGTTTGGGCAACAGTGGGCAGCTGGCTGCGGGTGACATCCAGTGGATGACGGCCGGCAGCGGCATCATGCATCAGGAAATGCCGCACGGGGACGCCACCGGCAGGATGCACGGGTTTCAACTGTGGGCCAATCTTCCTGCTAAGCACAAGATGACTCGGCCACGTTATCAGGACATCAGCGCCAAGGACGTCCCGACCGTGGTGGACGACGACGGCACCAGCGTGCGCGTGTTGTGCGGAGACTTTTTGGGCGAGCGAGGCCCGGTCGAAGGGGTCGCCGCCGATCCGCGTTACCTGGACATCAGCCTTCCCCCGAATACATCGCGGTCGATTCCGATCGAAACGACTCGGCACGCGTTCGCCTACGTCTTTGCCGGATCGGTCCGGTTCAAGGACGCGTCGGATCCGCGTGACGTGCGGGTCGAAGATCCGATGAACCACGGGCAATCGCTCGCCGAGTTCGCCGGCAATCGCTCCTTGGTGTTGTTCGACCAAGGCGATTCGATTCGCGTGGAATCGGGAGAGGAAGGCGGCAGGTTCCTGCTGGTGTCGGGCGAACCGATCAAAGAACCGGTTGCCTGGCGAGGCCCGATCGTGATGAACACGCAAGCCGAACTTCAGCAAGCCTGGAGAGAGTTGAAGGACGGATCGTTTATCAAGCCGTGA
- a CDS encoding EutN/CcmL family microcompartment protein has product MFIARVTGSVVSTQKVATMTGHKLLVVEPYRLDDKKRQSLVTTGRTFIAVDTLGAGENDFVLITQGSSARLTPETKVLPIDAVIIGIVDQVHIDKFSVYSRNESNDR; this is encoded by the coding sequence ATGTTCATCGCCCGAGTCACCGGATCGGTCGTCAGCACTCAAAAGGTTGCGACGATGACGGGTCACAAATTGCTGGTCGTCGAGCCGTATCGGCTGGATGACAAAAAGCGTCAATCGCTCGTCACAACCGGCAGAACGTTTATCGCCGTCGACACCTTGGGTGCCGGCGAGAACGATTTTGTCTTGATCACCCAAGGCAGCAGCGCACGATTGACGCCGGAAACAAAGGTTTTACCCATCGACGCCGTCATCATTGGGATCGTCGATCAAGTCCACATCGACAAGTTCAGCGTTTACTCGCGCAACGAATCAAACGACCGTTAG
- a CDS encoding acetate/propionate family kinase — protein MLVLVANLGSTSFKYRLFEMTDDGAIDDIQNARCLAKGAVERIGDAQSKCTVEIGDWSNELTMSVPDHGVAVQACLDQLTDPENGAIEDASQVAAIGFKAVHGGRLSGVFVVDDQVLDAMAEMNAAAPAHNPPYIAAMKTLQARFPDLPLVAAFETDFHQTIPAARKEYAIPRQWADEFHIRKWGFHGASHRYIAFRSAEILGRQDARVISCHLGGSSSITAIENRQSVQTTMGMTPQTGLPQNNRVGDFDPFALPLILQRTGLSLDEALQELASKGGLLGLSNRSGDIRDVEQAASEGDSQSQLALDVFIEEIRRHLGGMLVALGGADAIVFTGGIGENDTLVRGRVCAGLEQLGIVVDPAANEGLRDRTNDLGEASFHAGDSKTQLWVIPTNEEVIVARQTLHALKHS, from the coding sequence GTGCTCGTACTGGTTGCAAACCTGGGATCGACCAGTTTCAAGTATCGGTTGTTCGAAATGACCGATGATGGAGCCATCGACGACATTCAAAACGCACGTTGCCTTGCCAAAGGCGCGGTCGAGCGGATCGGCGATGCGCAGAGCAAGTGCACGGTTGAGATCGGTGATTGGTCCAACGAGCTGACGATGTCGGTCCCCGATCACGGGGTGGCCGTCCAAGCCTGCTTGGATCAGCTGACCGACCCCGAAAACGGTGCCATCGAAGATGCGTCCCAGGTCGCCGCGATCGGTTTCAAGGCCGTTCACGGCGGACGACTCTCGGGCGTGTTTGTGGTCGACGATCAAGTGCTCGATGCGATGGCCGAGATGAATGCCGCCGCACCGGCACACAACCCGCCTTACATCGCGGCGATGAAAACCTTGCAGGCCCGGTTCCCGGATCTGCCGCTGGTCGCCGCCTTCGAAACCGATTTTCACCAAACGATTCCCGCGGCGCGGAAGGAATACGCGATCCCACGTCAGTGGGCCGACGAATTCCACATTCGAAAGTGGGGATTCCACGGTGCCAGCCACCGCTACATCGCTTTCCGCAGTGCAGAGATCCTGGGCCGTCAAGATGCCCGTGTGATCTCCTGTCACTTGGGCGGCAGCAGTTCGATCACCGCCATCGAAAATCGACAAAGCGTCCAGACGACGATGGGGATGACACCCCAAACGGGTCTGCCGCAGAACAACCGCGTCGGTGATTTCGACCCCTTCGCCTTGCCCCTGATCTTGCAGCGGACCGGTTTGTCCTTGGACGAAGCGTTGCAAGAACTGGCCAGCAAAGGCGGATTGTTAGGATTGAGCAACCGCAGCGGTGACATCCGCGATGTCGAACAAGCGGCGTCCGAAGGTGATTCCCAATCCCAATTGGCCTTGGATGTCTTCATCGAAGAGATCCGGCGTCACCTGGGCGGAATGCTGGTCGCGCTCGGCGGTGCCGATGCGATCGTGTTCACCGGCGGCATCGGTGAAAACGACACGCTGGTCCGCGGTCGCGTCTGTGCGGGGTTGGAACAGCTGGGCATTGTCGTCGATCCGGCGGCCAACGAAGGCCTGCGTGATCGCACCAACGATCTCGGTGAAGCGTCGTTCCACGCCGGCGATTCCAAAACTCAATTGTGGGTGATCCCGACCAACGAAGAAGTGATCGTGGCCAGGCAGACCCTGCATGCGTTGAAGCATTCGTGA
- a CDS encoding SDR family NAD(P)-dependent oxidoreductase, protein MTELSGKRAIVSGASLGIGRGIAVELARAGATVAVNYRSNPDQADEVVAECKSVGGDAFKVQADVSVQEEAEAMMRTSIETLGGLDIVVSNAAYSDRHLMLESDMLEFRKTIDVSMWGAFYVVRSGAAEMVKAGKGGNIVVISSPHAHLAMPGAMAYNMAKAANDQMARTAACELAQHRIRCNIIHPGWINTPGERKFFSEETLKTESAKLPMKRLGEPKEIGRGVVFLCREESEYITGSTLTIDGGIQLPWRDMFRVEETAATAKPMQDNE, encoded by the coding sequence ATGACTGAACTATCCGGAAAGCGGGCGATCGTCAGCGGGGCATCACTGGGCATCGGTCGCGGCATCGCGGTCGAACTGGCTCGTGCGGGGGCAACCGTCGCGGTCAACTATCGCTCCAATCCCGACCAGGCCGACGAGGTGGTCGCCGAATGCAAGTCGGTCGGCGGGGATGCGTTCAAGGTCCAGGCCGACGTCTCGGTGCAGGAAGAAGCCGAAGCGATGATGCGGACTTCGATCGAGACGCTCGGAGGGTTGGACATCGTTGTCAGCAACGCCGCCTACAGCGACCGGCACCTGATGCTGGAGTCGGACATGCTGGAGTTCCGCAAGACGATCGATGTCAGCATGTGGGGTGCGTTCTACGTCGTCCGGTCGGGTGCCGCCGAGATGGTCAAGGCCGGCAAGGGCGGGAACATCGTGGTCATCAGCAGCCCCCACGCGCATCTCGCGATGCCCGGCGCGATGGCTTACAACATGGCCAAGGCGGCCAACGACCAGATGGCGCGGACGGCCGCCTGTGAATTGGCCCAGCATCGGATCCGATGCAACATCATTCACCCCGGCTGGATCAACACCCCGGGCGAGCGAAAGTTCTTTTCCGAAGAGACGCTGAAGACGGAGTCGGCCAAGCTGCCGATGAAACGCCTGGGCGAGCCGAAGGAGATCGGTCGCGGTGTGGTCTTCTTGTGTCGCGAAGAAAGCGAGTACATCACCGGCAGCACGCTGACCATCGACGGGGGCATCCAACTTCCCTGGCGCGACATGTTCCGCGTCGAAGAGACCGCGGCGACGGCCAAGCCGATGCAGGACAACGAGTGA
- a CDS encoding BMC domain-containing protein yields MNDAIGLIETKGLLALIEATDAMAKAANVEIVKRVDIGGAYCTTVVSGDVGSVRAAVEAGANAASQVGELVSSHVIPRPAEGVAKAFLA; encoded by the coding sequence ATGAATGACGCAATCGGATTGATCGAAACCAAGGGTTTGCTGGCACTGATCGAAGCGACCGACGCGATGGCCAAGGCGGCCAACGTTGAAATCGTCAAACGAGTCGACATCGGCGGCGCGTATTGCACCACCGTGGTCAGCGGAGACGTCGGCAGCGTTCGCGCCGCGGTCGAAGCCGGTGCCAACGCGGCCTCGCAAGTCGGCGAGCTGGTCTCCAGCCACGTGATCCCTCGTCCCGCCGAAGGTGTTGCGAAAGCTTTTTTGGCTTAA